Sequence from the Prosthecobacter debontii genome:
CGATAGTGGGCCAGCACCTCAGGCACTCCGTGAGCCGTGGTCTGACGCAGGAGCTGAAGCCAGAGGATGTAGTCCTCGTGCAGGAACTCGACGAACTGCACCGCAGGAAATGCGGAGCGGCGAAACATGGCCGTGAGACAGCCGAGGAGGTTATCTCGCAGCAGGTCCGCATGGGTCAGCTTTTCCGGTGGGCGAATGATGGTGGGAAGCGGACGACCTTGCCAATCGATCTGACGATAACCCGTGTAAGCGAGATGGCAGCCCGTGGTTTCCATGAGAGCGAGTTGCTTCTCCAGCTTTTCAGGCAGCCAGAGATCATCGCTATCGAGGAACGCGATGAAGTCTCCTGTTGCGGTTTTGAGGGCATGGTTCCGGTTGAAGACACAGCCGCCTTCAGGCAGTCCTTGGATCACTCGGATGCGTGGATCTTCAGCGGCCAAGGCTTCCGCCATGGTCAGGGTTTCATCCTTGGAGTTGCGATCCACCACCAGCAGTAATTCCCAGGTGGGATAGGTCTGGGCCTGCACGGACTGAACCGATTCTCTCAGGGTGGCCACGGCGTTGTAAGCGGGCATCACGATGGAGATCAGAGAGGGAGCAGGCATGGGCAGGTCGGGAACAGGAGGGGCTAGAAATGCAAAAGGATCGTGTGTAGCATACAACACGATCCTTGCTGGAGGGCAATTGCCTCCCGGTGAGTTTTTTTTGTCGTTTGATTGGCTGCTTGTGAATGGGTCTAGGTCTCGGCCGATGCGGTTTTCTTCGAGCGTCCAAAGAATCTACGCCAGGCCAAGGCAAAGCCTGTCCACACCAGCATGGTAGCGGCGAGGGTGCATAGGGCAGCGATGGTTTGACCCACCACGCCAAATAGCTCTCCGGTATGCAGGTAGCGGGAATACATGCGCAGGCGCCGCCCGAGATTCTGCTGAGTGATGTCGTCTGGGCTTGGAAGCACTTTTTGTTGGGTGGTGTCCAGGTTGAGCATGGTGCGCAGATGCACTTGGCCGCGTCCACCTCGATCCACCATCACGGGAAACGCGGCCCCTGGCTGCTGAGGCATGCGCAGGCTGAGACTCTGCCAGCCGGGAGTGTCCTGACGAACTTGAGTCAGCAAAGGGGCCAAGCCTGCCAACGAGGGGGGAGGAGGGGAGGGACGCTCACCACGAGGGCCGCCTTCACCGCGAGGACCACCAGCTTGAGCCATGTTGCCTCCAGGTCCGCTAGGGCCTCCGGCGGGACGATTACGGGGCGGTGGTGGTTCGTTGCCGGTGGCGCGGAAGAGCAGGTTGTTGGCCCAGGAGTAGGAGATGATCAATCCGGTCAGGATGATGAAGATCATGGGGAAGGCGGTCCAGAAACCCACGACGTTGTGCCAGTTCCAGTCGCGGGCGCGGCCTTTGAGCTTGCGATTGAAAAGCAGCACGGCCTTTACATTCGTCCAACGCCAGTGCTTCGGCCACCAGAGATAGATGCCACTGAGGAGCAAGACTCCAAAGACGAGGGTGCCAGCACCGGTGATGGCCTTACCCACTTCACGCTCCAGGCCGGTGCCGCTGAGAAAGCGATGCCAGTCGGTGACGGTATGAAAGAAGTCATGCCAGGTGTGATCACCCTCACCAAGAAACTCGCCGGTGTAGGGGTTGGCAAAGTAAGTGCCCTCACGCCCCATGGAGAGGGTGACTGGAGCTGCGGGATCTGCCTTCCAGGTGTAGCCGGTGGGTTGCAGATCAGGCTTCTGCTTCTGCACCTGAGTCAGCAGGCTTTCGATGTCCAGCGGTGTGGCACCGCCTTCAGGGACAGCCACCCGCAGGTCACGATTGGCCCACTCCATGATCTGCACCTCGTAGGAGATCATGAAACCGCTGATAGCCATGGAGAGGATGATGAGGCCAGCCACGATGCCGGCAATGAGATGAGCCCAGAAAATGCTGCGGTGAAAGGTGAGATGCATTGAGAAAAAACCAGGGATAAAAGAAGCGAACAGAACCCCGCTCAGGCAGGGGAGTTGCGGAAAGCTCAGGGATTCTTTTGGAAGATCAAGAGGGCTTCAAGAGAGGGGGTGGTGACTACATTTCAGCCCATTGGCGGAGCAGATTGTGATACACACCGGTGAGTTGCACGCCTGTTTTTTCGGCGACTTCATTCCCCGCCAGTTCATGAGCCAGCCTCTGGATGGAAAGGTCCAGGTCAAAGAGCATGGCGCGCTGTCCATTGTCCCGGATCATGCTCTGCAGCCAGAAGAATGCGGAGACACGGGCACCGCGAGTGACAGGGGTGACGTGATGCAGGCTGGTGGAGGGATAAAGCACCATGTGCCCGCGCGGTAGCTTCACGCTCTGCACGCCGTAGGTGTCCTCGATGCACAGTTCACCGCCATCGTATTCCTCTGGATCCGAGAAAAACAGCGTCATGCTGAGGTCTGTGCGGATGCGCATTCCAGTGCCATGGATATGGCGGATGGCATTGTCCACATGGGTGCCAAAGGATTGCCCACCTGCGTAGCGATTGAACATCGGCGGCATGATGTGGAGTGGCAGAGCCGAGGCCTGGAAGAGAGGATTCGTGGCGAGGGCTTTCAGGATCATGTCTCCCACTTCACGGGCCGCCGGGCTCTCAAAGGGCAGTTGCATGTTGTCCTTGGCCTTGGCGGATTGATAGCCGGTTGTGCCTTTACCATCCACCCAGTCCGCCGCATCCAGGATCTGGCGGGCCTGAGCCGTTTGTTCCGGGGTAAGGACGTCTGGGAGAGTGAGGAGCATAACGAGGAGTGTAACAGGACTAACGGGGTCTGAAAGCGAGAAACCGGGGGCGACAGAATACGCACTCGCGTATCGTCACCCCCGGCAGGTCACGGTGGAGAGAAATTAGAACTTATAGGTCGCTGTGATTGCTGCGGAGCGCCCAGCACCCGGAATGAAGTGGCCACCACCTACGCGGTCGATGTAGCGTTCGTCAGCGATGTTATAAACATTCAGGCGGACGTTGAACTTATCGTTCACTTCGTAGTTCAGCATCGCGTCACAAGTCCAATAAGCTGGAGCTGTTCGGGAGGTGTTGGAATTTCCATTCTGGCGATCACCCACATACTGGGCACCGAAACCGATCTGCACGCGGAAGGGTAAGTTATAAGTGGTCCAGATGTTGAAGCTATGGTCCGGAGTGTTGCCCAAAGATTGACCCAGTTCAGCGGCATTGCCAGACTCTTCAACTTCGCTCTCCATGTAGGCATAGCCTGCAATGATGTTCCAGTTTTTGGTGATCTGGCCAGAGATGCCAAATTCAATGCCATTCACGACTTGGTTACCCGCAAGTACGGTGTCACCAGCAATGTCGGTCGTGCGTGCATTGGTTTTTTCCGTGCGGAAGAGGGCCGCGGTGAGCAGCAGGCGTTCATCCAGCAGTTCCCATTTGGTGCCCAGTTCGTAGCTGCGGTTTTCTTCGGGGTCTAGAGTGGATTGAGCTGCGCTCAGGCCCAGACCAGTGTTGGTGTCAATCGAGGGGTTGAAGGATGTGCCGTAGCCGAAGTAGATGCTTCCGTATTCCACGGGCTTATACACGAGGCTTGCTTTCCAGCTAAACAGATCATCGGTGTTGCTGAAACCTGCCGTTCCTCCTGGCCCACGTGCCTCAGCCTCCAGGTGATCATAACGGACGCCACCACCGAGTTCGAAATGTTTACCGATGTTGATGGTATCGAAGACGTAGAAGGAGATGGTGTCGAGATGCGCCTCGGCACCGCCAGGCAGCACAGGGCGTGCTTTGTGTCCATCGTTCCGATTCGGGTCAAAAAGATCCGTTCGGCTCAGGGGCTGATCAGCGGCAAGCGTCGAAGCGTTGGCGTTCATCTGGCGCTCCCAAGAGATTTCCATGCCCGCCACCAATGCATGTTTAAGCAGAGGTCCCGTGTCAAACTCTGCGATCAGGTTTGTCTGATTGGACAGAATTTCTTGGGTCTGCTCACGGTGTTGTTGCTGGCGATTCAGAGTCGTCGTTGCGTCAGTGCTACTGACAAACCGAGGTGCCGTAATATTGGAGTGGCGGTAAGTACGGCTGTAACGCAGCACGTTGCGCAATTTGAGGTGTTCTGAAAAATCGTGTTCCAAAATACTCGTGATGAGATCACTTTGGATGTCTTCGAAGTCTGTGACCTCACGACCATAAAAACTGTCGAAATCGACGGGAGGCGCTTCATTTCGCGAGTCAGCCAAGGTCCCCGTTTTGGTGGCCGGAACCCAAGGGATACCATAATCAGGGATGTTGTTTTCCGTCATGTGTTGGTAGTTCAAGAAGAGACGAGTGTCTGTGCCCAAACCAAAAGCCAAGGAAGCAGCGATGCCATAACGCTCTTGATTGACGATATCGCGTCCAGGGGTATCTGCTGAGTGATACATGGCGTTGACGCGTAGAGCGGAGTGCTCAGACAGTGGCTGATTGTAGTCCAGCGTGCTGCGATACAGATTGTCGGTACCGAAGGATTGAGAGAAGTTGCCGCCGCGCTCTTGGTTAGCCAGCTTGGTGCTCAAGTTCACAGAGCCACCCGTGGAGCCGCGGCCCGATGTGGTGGAGGAAGGTCCCTTGGCAATTTCGACCTGTTCCGTATTGAAGGGGTCTCGGTTGTATCCGGCAATGTCGCGGACACCGTCTTGGTAGATATCACCCCGAGAACCGAATCCACGGATCGTCAGCATGTCACCAGGAAGACCGCCGCCGCCTTCACCTGCCTGCATGGAGATGCCGGGGGTGTTACGGAGCACATCACGCAGACTGAAGGCACCGCGATCTTCGATCACTGCTTTTGGAATGACGGTGATGGTTTGGGGGATGTCACGAAGAGGCTCTGTGTATTTTGGGCTCTGCAGGCGCTCAGCTTTATACACTTTCTCGGTCTCAGCGGTGACGACCACTTCCGGCAGTTCCTCGATGCTGCCTTCGGCTGGAACATCGGTGGGGGCGGGGGCAGCGGTCTGGGCGGCAAGGCTGCCGATGAAGCCCAGCGTGGAGGTCCAGGCAAGACCCTGAGGCAGAGAGCGGATGGAGGACATTGAAGATTTCATGTGGCGGGAGTCCGAATGCGTTTGTTGATGAAAATCAGTCGCAATTGCGGGTGCTGCGAATAAGTCTCAGG
This genomic interval carries:
- a CDS encoding glycosyltransferase family 2 protein yields the protein MPAPSLISIVMPAYNAVATLRESVQSVQAQTYPTWELLLVVDRNSKDETLTMAEALAAEDPRIRVIQGLPEGGCVFNRNHALKTATGDFIAFLDSDDLWLPEKLEKQLALMETTGCHLAYTGYRQIDWQGRPLPTIIRPPEKLTHADLLRDNLLGCLTAMFRRSAFPAVQFVEFLHEDYILWLQLLRQTTAHGVPEVLAHYRVAPTSRSGNKVKAAIARWRILREFEHLPLTRAVPAYLHYVSSALLKRAPTVSSNQ
- a CDS encoding PepSY-associated TM helix domain-containing protein, yielding MHLTFHRSIFWAHLIAGIVAGLIILSMAISGFMISYEVQIMEWANRDLRVAVPEGGATPLDIESLLTQVQKQKPDLQPTGYTWKADPAAPVTLSMGREGTYFANPYTGEFLGEGDHTWHDFFHTVTDWHRFLSGTGLEREVGKAITGAGTLVFGVLLLSGIYLWWPKHWRWTNVKAVLLFNRKLKGRARDWNWHNVVGFWTAFPMIFIILTGLIISYSWANNLLFRATGNEPPPPRNRPAGGPSGPGGNMAQAGGPRGEGGPRGERPSPPPPSLAGLAPLLTQVRQDTPGWQSLSLRMPQQPGAAFPVMVDRGGRGQVHLRTMLNLDTTQQKVLPSPDDITQQNLGRRLRMYSRYLHTGELFGVVGQTIAALCTLAATMLVWTGFALAWRRFFGRSKKTASAET
- a CDS encoding Fe2+-dependent dioxygenase, which produces MLLTLPDVLTPEQTAQARQILDAADWVDGKGTTGYQSAKAKDNMQLPFESPAAREVGDMILKALATNPLFQASALPLHIMPPMFNRYAGGQSFGTHVDNAIRHIHGTGMRIRTDLSMTLFFSDPEEYDGGELCIEDTYGVQSVKLPRGHMVLYPSTSLHHVTPVTRGARVSAFFWLQSMIRDNGQRAMLFDLDLSIQRLAHELAGNEVAEKTGVQLTGVYHNLLRQWAEM
- a CDS encoding TonB-dependent receptor produces the protein MSSIRSLPQGLAWTSTLGFIGSLAAQTAAPAPTDVPAEGSIEELPEVVVTAETEKVYKAERLQSPKYTEPLRDIPQTITVIPKAVIEDRGAFSLRDVLRNTPGISMQAGEGGGGLPGDMLTIRGFGSRGDIYQDGVRDIAGYNRDPFNTEQVEIAKGPSSTTSGRGSTGGSVNLSTKLANQERGGNFSQSFGTDNLYRSTLDYNQPLSEHSALRVNAMYHSADTPGRDIVNQERYGIAASLAFGLGTDTRLFLNYQHMTENNIPDYGIPWVPATKTGTLADSRNEAPPVDFDSFYGREVTDFEDIQSDLITSILEHDFSEHLKLRNVLRYSRTYRHSNITAPRFVSSTDATTTLNRQQQHREQTQEILSNQTNLIAEFDTGPLLKHALVAGMEISWERQMNANASTLAADQPLSRTDLFDPNRNDGHKARPVLPGGAEAHLDTISFYVFDTINIGKHFELGGGVRYDHLEAEARGPGGTAGFSNTDDLFSWKASLVYKPVEYGSIYFGYGTSFNPSIDTNTGLGLSAAQSTLDPEENRSYELGTKWELLDERLLLTAALFRTEKTNARTTDIAGDTVLAGNQVVNGIEFGISGQITKNWNIIAGYAYMESEVEESGNAAELGQSLGNTPDHSFNIWTTYNLPFRVQIGFGAQYVGDRQNGNSNTSRTAPAYWTCDAMLNYEVNDKFNVRLNVYNIADERYIDRVGGGHFIPGAGRSAAITATYKF